A stretch of DNA from Roseovarius sp. W115:
GCCTTACACGCGAGGTGCCGAAGTGAGCCGCCCGGTGGGGCGCATCGTCGAAGAGGCGCAAGACCTCGTAGAGCGTGGCGTGCGTGAGATCACCCTTCTGGGTCAGAACGTGAATGCCTATCACGGGGCAGGTCCGGATGGGGTGGACTGGTCTTTGGCCAAGCTCATTTGGGAGTTGGATAAGGTCGACGGGCTGGAGCGTATCCGCTTCACCACCAGCCATCCCAATGACATGACCGACGACCTCATTGAGGCGCATGGCGCCTGTGCCAAGCTGATGCCGTATCTGCATTTGCCGGTGCAATCGGGCAGTGACCGTATTCTGAAGCGGATGAACCGCAGCCATACCGCCGAAAGCTATCTGCGCCTGATTGAGCGTATCCGTGCGGCGCGTCCTGATATTGTGCTGTCGGGCGACTTCATTGTGGGGTTCCCGGAAGAGTCCGAGCAGGACTTTCAGGATACAATCGACCTTATCGAGGAAGTGAAATACGGCTACGCCTATTCCTTCAAGTACTCCACCCGTCCCGGCACACCGGCGGCAGAGCGGGATCAGCTGCCAGAGGACGTGAAAACAGAACGACTTCATCGCTTGCAGGCGCGCATCACCCATCATCAGCGGATCATTCAGGACGACATGGTGGGGCGCACAGTCAGTGTTCTTTTTGAGAAGCCAGGCCGCTTGCCGGGGCAGATGGTTGGCAAATCCGATTATCTGCACGCCGTGCATGTTGCAGATGCGGACGTGGGCATAGGCCAACTGGCTCAGGTGGAAATCATTGAGAGTGGTTCAAATTCCCTCGCGGGACGGATCGTCTCCAAATAAGGTTTACCCTTTCACCATCCTATGCTGCGGCAGCGGTGATGCTGCTCACAATATGTGGTGTCTTTTTTCTTCCTTTGTGACGCGAGTTTGCTAAGCTTGCGAAAATTCGAGAGCCCGCGCTGCCATGCGGATCTTTCTGGGGGGACAAGATGACATCAAAAAAGACCGGGACAACACGTGTGTTCAAATCACTCTGTGTTGTTCTGACAGGTGCTGCGATGAGCGTGAGCGCTGTTACAAGCCACGCCCAAGCGCAAAGCGGTGAGCGCTATGTGCCCACAATCTGGGTTGATCCGGATGGCTGTGAACACTGGGTGATGGATGACGGAACCGAAGGGTTCATGACGCCGCATGTCAATCGCCAGGGCAAGCCGGTCTGTCATAGAGGCATCGTATGCGGTGTGGTCAGCACCGATCAAATGTTTCCCACCAACAGCGCCCGCATCAGCAACGCAGGTCAGATCAGGCTGGCCAAGTTCTTTGCAACTGCAGATGCCAAGTCTTTCATCATCACAGGTCACACCGACAGCCGAGCGTCTGACGAGTATAATCTGGACCTGTCTTTGCGCCGGGCCAATGCTGTGGCGCGTGTGGCGTCGGGCGTCGGGGCGAAAATCACCGATGTGCGGGGCTATGGTGAACGCAACCCCACAGCGACAAATGCCACAGCGGCAGGTCAGGCCAAGAACCGCCGCGTTGAAATCACATGTGTGCGGTAAAGGGGCAGGGCATGACTTTTTTGAAATTTGTAGCGGCACTGCCTTTGATCAGCGCGCTGGGTGCATGCGGTGAACTGGGCACGAAGGCGGATAAGACGGTAGACCGGGGTCTCGACAGCAAACATCTCAGTGAACTTAAGGCGGGCATCTGGATTGACCCGAATGGCTGTGACCATTGGATCATTGACGACGGGGTTGAGGGGTATCTCTCACAACGGCTGGATCACGATGGAAAACCAGTCTGTTCCGGAGCCGGAGAGCCCAATACTGCGGTTGGTCCGTTCAAATCTGGTTCGTCTGTGGCGGATTCGGTCTGAGTTCAGAAAACGGTCATGCATTTGGCGTAATTCGGAGCAATCACTTGAGCCGAAACCAGCCGGGCTTGCACATGGTCGTGCAACTTGGCACCATCACTCCGAATCCGCTCACAAGGGAGCTCTGATTGGCCACACATGTGCTGATGCCGTCCAACGATCCGAATGCCATTGATGAAACCGTCATCGAGTTTCCTGACAATTTCCTGTTGATCGACCTGTGCGGTGAATATGACCGCAACCTGGCTGATATTGAGAAATCGCTGGGCGTACAGATACTGCGCCGGGGCAACCAGCTTGCGATCATCGGGGATACCGACAGTGCCGAAGCGGCGCGGGACGTTCTGATGTCACTCTACCAGAGACTGGAAGAGGGGCGCAGTGTTGAGCCGGGCGATGTGGACCGCGAGCTTCGCATGGGCAGTTCCGAGGCTGCGCCAGAGAATGGTGATCAGCTTGAAATGTTCAAAGGCGGGCGGGTTGAGATCAAGACCCGCAAGAAGCCGGTAGAGCCTCGTACGGATGCGCAAAAAGCCTATGTGAACGCGCTTTTCACCAATGAGCTTGCGTTTGGTATTGGTCCTGCGGGGACGGGCAAGACCTATCTGGCGGTTGCCGTGGGCGTCAGCATGTTCATCGAAGGCCATGTGGATCGCATTATCCTGAGTCGTCCTGCCGTCGAGGCGGGGGAGAAACTGGGCTATCTGCCTGGCGATATGAAGGACAAGGTCGATCCCTATATGCAGCCGCTTTATGACGCGCTGAACGATTTTTTGCCGGGCAAACAAGTGGCGAAACTCATTGAGGAAAAACGCATTGAAATTGCGCCACTGGCCTTTATGCGGGGACGGACTTTGTCCAACGCTTTTGTCGTGCTGGATGAGGCGCAGAACGCCACGTCGATGCAGATGAAGATGTTCCTGACGCGTCTGGGCGAAGGCAGCCGGA
This window harbors:
- the miaB gene encoding tRNA (N6-isopentenyl adenosine(37)-C2)-methylthiotransferase MiaB, which gives rise to MSKAKRLYIKTYGCQMNVYDSERMAEAMGGAGYVETDTPDDADMILLNTCHIREKAAEKVYSELGRFKGLKEAKPDLKIGVAGCVAQAEGQEIMRRQPMVDLVVGPQSYHRLPELEAKTQEGAKALDTEFPVDDKFDTLRHRPKAKRGPTAFLTVQEGCDKFCAFCVVPYTRGAEVSRPVGRIVEEAQDLVERGVREITLLGQNVNAYHGAGPDGVDWSLAKLIWELDKVDGLERIRFTTSHPNDMTDDLIEAHGACAKLMPYLHLPVQSGSDRILKRMNRSHTAESYLRLIERIRAARPDIVLSGDFIVGFPEESEQDFQDTIDLIEEVKYGYAYSFKYSTRPGTPAAERDQLPEDVKTERLHRLQARITHHQRIIQDDMVGRTVSVLFEKPGRLPGQMVGKSDYLHAVHVADADVGIGQLAQVEIIESGSNSLAGRIVSK
- a CDS encoding OmpA family protein, producing the protein MSVSAVTSHAQAQSGERYVPTIWVDPDGCEHWVMDDGTEGFMTPHVNRQGKPVCHRGIVCGVVSTDQMFPTNSARISNAGQIRLAKFFATADAKSFIITGHTDSRASDEYNLDLSLRRANAVARVASGVGAKITDVRGYGERNPTATNATAAGQAKNRRVEITCVR
- a CDS encoding PhoH family protein, with amino-acid sequence MPSNDPNAIDETVIEFPDNFLLIDLCGEYDRNLADIEKSLGVQILRRGNQLAIIGDTDSAEAARDVLMSLYQRLEEGRSVEPGDVDRELRMGSSEAAPENGDQLEMFKGGRVEIKTRKKPVEPRTDAQKAYVNALFTNELAFGIGPAGTGKTYLAVAVGVSMFIEGHVDRIILSRPAVEAGEKLGYLPGDMKDKVDPYMQPLYDALNDFLPGKQVAKLIEEKRIEIAPLAFMRGRTLSNAFVVLDEAQNATSMQMKMFLTRLGEGSRMVITGDRSQVDLPRGVTSGLHDAERLLKDIPKIAFNYFTAKDVVRHPLVAAIIEAYDADT